From a single Triplophysa rosa linkage group LG17, Trosa_1v2, whole genome shotgun sequence genomic region:
- the cep350 gene encoding centrosome-associated protein 350 isoform X5, whose product MWSRLQSEGGPAASVSSQSALAGPDNRREISNAWNSLNQTKAALRHIENRLEAAPGTGVLLDSVLDTKKASVSGRRKISRRDGHHMEESGSKSRTRSRRSPDKSSRSPLRNSTLDNNTMRPSAVEFREPLASYREASPLPVSQTHSEPDTLLLPTEMGVSHPDLSLNQLVCQRDTRDMQNAELDSTRSSAVDNTSVRYLNDLSALSAIHQPDPPTSGSEVKPRTHLQTSRSVSQRLENLRRWLPNEQLNEKICRHMGHLEETSNRNNLLGYLEQPVGIGAAGHTTVPTVKVRKVAQAPPAPIYKGFNTSETKIRTPNGKVWAEEDFQSFSREIYKDLTQRLTADGTKPKQRPAERERTKEKKPSKPVRKVHRSSSAPDSNDKPAISTSAWRDGQKLVKMMLGPAPRIPSEPRAQSTERQTRTDPVLRSTSDTHLERGRRSRPNSTEKPRNQVLPKEPAGLSRSAGGARGKSPSTDLLSADIRSILDDLQLGEESSRTVEPRVRSSTRVSRSASPAKTAKRSEQPVQPVQKKRHYDAEAVRMYITQKQEERKKRQAEERKAQREEEEKRNKRLQELYRRQRSGAARGPVAPAGPIKKRLHETYTKLEQTQLVEEINAAAAAAEAAAVTEISPRYRPAYQPSGESDKENKRHDRPQSTTSSSDLSLPEQRQPPFSRNELGFAGSSWLHSDHRNTLIKGSNSLATPSGHIFSQLLELDTDPSRPERASRSAPLAFSSDTGRKMSRIEALKATAASLSNRIESEARKLAGTGINYGCARDMGIGLSLPTDKRWANPVSPPVRENPTDSGDLEKRIQRLFAAGQSTYEDALPGVGNLHGFRKRTTPGNKPHSTPTTSGLAFRNNHKMSSPLKADAQEVALDSSGGSISEGPLLSEGSMSEDEDDLQELPSSSHRVGNMGYSAVLRNGDPISHFQKEAEKHLPFSPSTLVRESNGPWEELAKGSPHSVINIFTKNMPSYGKVLEERGGKSSPALRSGANSLDEMAYEDDFISSRGSSQSASKRSPNGLSNGYGHFSPLDEMLSGRSASDKRGGERSHRSPSITPLSSPHSASSESKRATERSLLEEHRNTFSALSDIPAEGFNRNGSKKSSSRSSNRSMDTDSTLGGASVHSIHSLSFDGKKSPRSPSMTPAAGSPAGSGSSRLSRGDGTPIRGSAQGLSPPHTALPSSSSSSSSVVRAKSNPSSHSPRAEHRTPASAELQFAPGVLQQRLSVELCYLEAVEESVRQLSDVERVRGVSLAQQETVSLAQILKSQQQRHEHELNLLRMKAEQEALETQHQLEESRQRAARAHAELQESFLQSQQQALGGLHESANKMIHQQAEATRHTAETARHIKEMTELARSQIAGALSVPGPSLTPLYDQQKPHNHSSKQLQTHPHTDSLTNDSSRDSETETPPDSLSGSIPSRRPTISGGGSSSAQLSPSHYDQKEKQEKDRSSSSVEDLAHTAADESFRSDSIHSLLEEKADSASIATEYSVKFEDSMTEDEIEEKSFRSLLPSEAHRRESLDRKPSPHPESDDDHRHDRTSPRESSKQEGSTPFSSGQDSFSKFTMDLVRQYMKEEEVRAQHQNSLLRLRQKALREKTKAELAWLEHQKRRLRDKGEDDKMPPLRKRQRGLIMKLQQEQAEIKRLQEANKAARRERQLLLKQQEEIERMRNSTLRLKERLKKSGDANLESPVSGVAEESAPPSVIVTDAETRSPSPLSVSGSETSSIMQKLKKMRIHMDEKFLTKREQQLMQRRKHAEELLEWRQRLDAEEAEVRRMEKQALAAWEKQQQARIKTPPQKQPRSRESERSKSSRGQEAGSEDDSPALSVSSVHTDLSVPEQLASLSSDRPLSELPSPHMAGSPAPDTIYSPEFHTTDSKQSPPGKASLSSVRHPDGSQTGTVASPSGSCSRMQVHSGFKSSDPHISDPHSATPSETASDQSDIESRIRALKDELRKRKTVVYQLKKEQKKRHKERLKAQEASLLKQLESYNDFIQKTKAELSKEPDNTPTTKPQIKTPTSATEKPRIKPPPLQRPETSKNWKIVTESEKSVPTETSAEKDDVGPSEHHKYTSQHEDFTSDEDPPTVTPTPVVGSPEHMDDLRSLHSPDLPSHHLEDAPPLLEHLVRTGASDHLSGDESMVSSQKSDIMEELEYVKSEVSESDISDQHSDPQLKLDLESQILKDVDVKTEEERLSGKDEKPAFQIVVDVGESSRFEMDINASPTEESKDLDYPLAEKMPSVMDRSYTPDFMLSKKEDSPKIKETPSPGDGYNDDFDSSFESFKEDIHESKPASPSSPEPKKSSYKSPTYSSEEEIEEELSIRSGSTNGSFQAESHADFNRLGKVSKEDVYSSSKCPASPQEPTLPINDELPSFCVGDRVLVSNVQPGTLRFKGQTNFANGFWAGVELDNPEGSNKGTYDGVVYFECRENHGIFAPPDKISRLPEKFEASADTEDEDSSFDDQLNKKPNCSEKKEEHRNLQNMKGQKSDLELHPESKEPSGEPFKPNFEQNNLDSNDIDFNIEDFDKGPHTVPNGRGIILEFGEASVDEEVPFLNNLDKWLSKKQKQENEQTAVILDLLEEDEKSRVDGLPKSTDISIEEASVDTREDLNNKRALTTLADKLVENFLSDAVNQFQKIKKDKEEKLSAANQLKRDFINEDDGLRSNNFKSQNRSNTRTDNFRTFFDEDQEELSSPEHCNRPESPFLGTSGQEELAKRLTELELSRELFDSLGDDQDWFDEDFGLSSRKQQQQKQKQQKDGISTSLSSGEQTKTPPRPELPLQMKQPEEPAMIVPHTVQEVKKLVGAATLEIWKSCKLGNGRPSLAGVPKPQPSDNFLGEDAKANDQESQCKQSYKLAVFDLSWEVIKDIYAEDPKVDQPQWMKPHRLNSNYFHRVKCPNDITTVQEFVTVEVLKLCGLRKEQNQKTDWQKMIKFGRKKRDRVDHILVQELHEDESQWVNYDEDELFVKMQLADGIFDALLKDTADVLTQIQENRSKRTL is encoded by the exons ATGTGGAGTCGCTTGCAAAGTGAGGGAGGGCCGGCAGCCAGCGTCTCTTCCCAGTCTGCCCTTGCTGGGCCAGACAACAGGAGAG AGATATCAAATGCCTGGAATAGTCTAAACCAGACCAAAGCAGCA TTACGTCACATTGAGAATCGTCTGGAGGCAGCACCAGGTACAGGAGTGCTTCTGGATTCGGTGCTGGACACAAAAAAAGCATCTGTTAGTGGCAGACGGAAAATAAGCCGCAGAG ATGGGCATCATATGGAGGAAAGTGGGTCCAAGTCCAGAACCCGGAGTCGTCGCAGTCCAGACAAAAGTTCCCGCAGTCCCCTAAGGAACAGCACTCTGGACAACAACACCATGAGGCCCAGCGCTGTGGAGTTCAGAGAACCACTCGCTTCATACAG GGAAGCATCTCCACTGCCAGTGTCCCAGACCCACTCTGAACCAGACACCCTGTTGTTACCAACAGAGATGGGCGTCTCTCACCCAGATCTTTCTTTAAACCAACTGGTGTGTCAGCGGGACACCAGAGACATGCAGAATGCAGAGCTGGACAGCACACGCTCCTCAGCAGTAGACAACACATCTGTACGCTACCTCAACGATCTGTCTGCTCTCAGTGCTATTCATCAGCCTGATCCACCCACATCAGGGTCAGAGGTTAAGCCCAGAACACACTTACAGACGTCTCGCTCTGTCTCGCAGCGGTTGGAGAACCTCCGACGGTGGCTACCTAATGAACAGCTGAATGAAAAAATCTGCAGACATATGGGACATTTGGAAGAAACGTCAAATAGGAATAACCTGCTGGGGTACCTGGAGCAGCCTGTGGGAATTGGGGCAGCGGGACACACTACTGTACCTACTGTAAAAGTTCGGAAAGTGGCCCAAGCTCCTCCGGCACCCATTTATAAAG GATTTAACACCAGTGAGACGAAGATTCGCACACCTAATGGGAAAGTGTGGGCAGAAGAGGACTTCCAGAGCTTTAGCCGGGAAATATACAAAGACCTAACACAACGTCTCACAG CAGACGGCACAAAACCAAAGCAGAGACCTGCAGAGCGAGAGAGGACGAAAGAGAAGAAACCATCCAAACCTGTGAGGAAAGTGCACAGGTCTTCTTCAGCACCAGACTCGAACGATAAACCAG CGATCAGCACGTCAGCATGGCGAGATGGGCAGAAGCTGGTCAAGATGATGCTTGGCCCTGCGCCACGGATACCCAGCGAGCCTCGGGCACAGtccacagagagacagacgagAACAG ACCCTGTCCTTCGCTCCACCTCTGATACTCATCTGGAGCGGGGTCGACGTTCAAGACCCAACAGCACGGAAAAACCTCGCAATCAAGTACTTCCCAAGGAGCCGGCTGGGCTCTCCAGATCAGCAGGGGGAGCTAGAGGAAAGTCTCCCAGTACTGACCTGCTGTCCGCTGACATCCGTAGCATTCTAGATGACCTGCAGTTAGGAGAGGAAAGCAGCAGGACGGTGGAGCCCAGGGTACGTTCCTCAACTCGGGTGTCCCGCAGTGCCAGTCCTGCCAAGACGGCCAAGAGGTCAGAACAGCCTGTGCAGCCAGTGCAGAAGAAGCGGCACTATGATGCAGAGGCAGTGCGCATGTACATCACTCAAAAACAAGAAGAGCGTAAAAAGCGGCAAGCAGAGGAGAGGAAAGCTCAGAGGgaggaggaagagaagaggaatAAAAGGTTACAAGAGCTCTATAGGAGACAAAGATCAGGGGCCGCAAGGGGCCCAGTGGCACCTGCAGGGCCAATAAAGAAACGGCTTCATGAAACGTACACCAAACTGGAACAGACTCAGCTCGTGGAAGAGATCAACGCTGCTGCTGCTGCGGCTGAGGCTGCTGCTGTGACAGAAATCAGCCCGAGG TATAGACCAGCATATCAGCCGTCTGGAGAGTctgataaagaaaacaaaagacacgATCGACCTCAGAGTACCACCTCCAGCAGCGATCTGTCCCTTCCGGAGCAACGCCAGCCCCCGTTCTCTAG GAATGAGTTGGGATTTGCAGGGTCATCCTGGCTCCATTCTGACCACCGTAATACTCTAATAAAGGGCAGCAACTCTTTGGCGACCCCCTCTGGCCACATCTTTTCTCAGCTCTTGGAACTTGATACAGACCCTTCAAGACCTGAGAGGGCATCTAGATCTGCGCCTCTTGCATTTTCTTCGGACACAGGCCGGAAAATGAGCCGCATCGAGGCCCTCAAGGCCACCGCTGCCTCACTGTCAAACCGTATAGAGAGTGAAGCACGTAAACTAGCCGGTACCGGAATAAATTATGGTTGTGCCAGAGACATGGGAATAGGTCTTTCGCTCCCAACCGATAAACGCTGGGCAAACCCTGTCAGTCCACCTGTCAGAGAGAATCCAACAGATTCTGGTGATCTGGAGAAGAGGATTCAAAGACTGTTCGCTGCAGGTCAAAGCACCTATGAAGATGCGTTACCAGGTGTTGGCAACCTACACGGCTTTAGGAAGAGGACGACACCTGGGAACAAACCCCACTCAACACCCACAACCTCAGGTCTCGCTTTTAGAAACAATCACAAGATGTCTTCTCCTCTGAAGGCTGATGCCCAAGAAGTTGCTTTAGACTCCAGTGGAGGTTCTATCAGTGAAGGTCCTCTGCTGAGTGAAGGAAGCATGTCGGAAGATGAGGATGACCTGCAAGAACTGCCCAGTTCCAGTCACAGAGTGGGAAACATGGGGTACAGTGCAGTTCTTCGGAATGGAGACCCAATTTCACACTTCCAGAAAGAGGCAGAGAAGCACCTTCCGTTTAGTCCATCCACTCTGGTACGAGAGAGCAATGGACCGTGGGAAGAACTTGCCAAAGGGAGCCCACATAGTGTTATCAACATTTTCACCAAGAACATGCCCAGTTATGGCAAAG TACTTGAAGAGAGGGGAGGGAAGAGTTCCCCAGCCCTCCGCTCTGGTGCCAACTCATTGGATGAAATGGCTTATGAGGATGACTTCATTTCCTCCCGTGGCAGTAGCCAATCAGCATCCAAGAGAAGTCCTAACGGCCTCAG TAATGGCTATGGTCACTTCAGTCCCCTTGATGAGATGCTAAGTGGTAGATCTGCAAGTGATAAGAGAGGTGGAGAGAGATCTCACCGTTCGCCCAGCATCACACCCCTCTCTTCCCCACACTCTGCCAGCTCAGAAAGCAAAAGAG CCACAGAAAGGAGCCTGCTGGAGGAGCATAGAAACACATTCTCGGCTCTATCTGATATCCCTGCTGAGGGTTTTAACAGAAATGGCTCAAAGAAATCATCCAGTCGCAGCTCTAACAGAAGCATGGATACAGACAGCACACTAGGGGGCGCCTCAGTCCACTCCATCCACAG TCTTTCCTTTGATGGAAAGAAATCTCCCAGAAGCCCCAGTATGACACCTGCTGCTGGTTCTCCAGCCGGCTCTGGTTCTTCACGGCTGTCTCGGGGTGATGGTACCCCCATCAGAGGGTCTGCCCAGGGTTTAAGCCCCCCACACACTGCCCTGCCTAGttcctcctcatcctcctctTCAGTCGTCAGAGCTAAATCCAACCCTTCGTCTCACAGCCCCAGAGCAGAGCACAGGACTCCAG CCTCAGCAGAGCTGCAGTTTGCTCCTGGGGTCCTGCAGCAGCGACTGTCTGTCGAGCTCTGTTACCTGGAAGCGGTGGAAGAGTCAGTGCGACAGCTCAGTGATGTGGAGAGAGTAAGAGGCGTGTCTCTCGCGCAACAGGAAACGGTTTCACTCGCTCAGATTCTAAAG TCCCAGCAGCAAAGGCATGAGCATGAACTGAACCTGCTGAGGATGAAGGCGGAGCAAGAAGCTCTGGAAACACAGCATCAGCTGGAGGAGAGCAGGCAGAGAGCTGCGCGG GCCCACGCCGAGCTGCAGGAGAGTTTTCTTCAGTCTCAACAGCAGGCGTTAGGAGGCCTCCATGAGTCCGCGAACAAGATGATCCATCAGCAGGCAGAGGCTACGCGCCATACAGCTGAAACGGCACGACACATCAAAGAA atgaCTGAACTGGCTCGATCACAGATTGCAGGAGCATTGAGTGTTCCTGGCCCCTCTCTTACACCTCTGTACGATCAGCAAAAACCGCACAACCACAGCTCGAAACAGCTTCAGACACACCCCCACACGGACAG CTTAACGAACGATTCGTCGCGAGACTCAGAGACTGAGACACCACCAGACAGCCTTTCAGGGTCCATCCCTTCTAGGAGACCCACCATCAG TGGTGGCGGCAGCAGTAGTGCCCAGTTGAGCCCATCTCATTATGATCAGAAGGAGAAGCAAGAGAAAGACAGAAGCAGCAGTTCAGTGGAGGATCTGGCTCACACAGCTGCCGATGAGTCCTTTCGCTCAGACAGCATTCACAGCCTGCTTGAGGAGAAAG CGGACAGCGCCTCAATCGCCACAGAGTACTCTGTAAAGTTTGAGGACTCGATGACTGAGGATGAGATCGAGGAAAAATCATTCCGTTCTCTACTGCCATCAGAGGCCCATCGTCGTGAATCGCTGGACAGGAAACCCAGTCCTCATCCTGAGTCTGATGATGACCACCGCCATGACAGAACCAGCCCCAGAGAGAGTTCAAAG CAGGAGGGCAGCACGCCTTTCTCCAGCGGTCAGGACAGCTTCTCCAAGTTCACCATGGACCTGGTGCGTCAGTACATGAAAGAGGAGGAGGTTCGCGCTCAGCACCAGAATTCACTGCTTCGTCTGCGCCAGAAAGCCCTCAGAGAAAAGACCAAAGCTGAACTGGCCTGGCTGGAACATCAGAAGAG GCGTCTCCGAGATAAAGGAGAAGACGATAAGATGCCACCCCTCCGTAAGAGACAGAGAGGCCTAATAATGAAACTCCAACAGGAACAG GCGGAGATTAAACGGCTGCAGGAGGCCAATAAAGCagcgaggagagagagacagttgCTCCTCAAACAGCAGGAGGAGATCGAGAGAATGAGAAACTCGACCCTCAGATTGAAAGAGCGACTGAAAAAATCTGGAGACGCAAACCTG GAATCACCTGTGTCAGGTGTGGCAGAGGAGTCTGCTCCGCCCAGTGTCATAGTAACAGATGCAGAGACACGGAGCCCCTCCCCCTTGTCTGTGTCAGGCAGTGAAACCAGCAGCATCATGCAGAAACTGAAAAAGATGCGCATTCACATGGACGAGAA gtTTCTCACTAAGAGAGAGCAGCAGTTGATGCAGAGACGAAAACATGCAGAAGAACTGTTGGAGTGGCGACAGCGTTTGGATGCAGAGGAAGCAGAAGTGCGGCGTATGGAGAAACAGGCCCTTGCGGCCTGGGAGAAACAGCAGCAGGCACGCATCAAAACGCCACCGCAGAAGCAACCGCGCAGCCGGGAGAGCGAACGCAGTAAGAGTTCCAGAGGACAAG AAGCAGGCAGTGAGGATGACTCCCCGGCGTTGTCCGTGTCCAGCGTGCACACAGATCTATCTGTTCCAGAGCAGTTGGCCAGTCTTTCTTCAGACCGTCCCCTCTCTGAGCTCCCCTCCCCGCATATGGCCGGCAGCCCTGCTCCTGATACCATCTACTCACCTGAGTTCCACACTACAGACAGCAAACAG TCTCCTCCAGGGAAAGCCAGCCTCAGCTCTGTTCGACATCCAGACGGTAGTCAGACTGGCACTGTCGCGAGCCCCAGCGGAAGCTGCAGTAGGATGCAGGTGCACTCGGGCTTTAAGAGCAGCGACCCTCACATCAGTGACCCCCATTCGGCCACTCCATCCG AAACCGCATCAGATCAGAGCGATATTGAGAGCCGCATTCGCGCCCTCAAGGACGAGCTCCGTAAGCGCAAAACGGTGGTCTACCAGCTGAAGAAAGAGCAGAAGAAAAGACATAAAGAACGGCTGAAGGCTCAGGAGGCTAGTCTGCTGAAACAGCTCGAG TCATACAATGACTTCATTCAGAAGACCAAGGCTGAGCTGAGTAAAGAGCCTGACAACACTCCAACTACTAAACCTCAGATTAAAACTCCCACGTCAGCCACTGAAAAGCCTCGAATAAAACCTCCTCCTCTTCAGAG GCCTGAGACTAGCAAAAACTGGAAGATTGTCACAGAATCTGAGAAATCGGTGCCCACAGAGACGTCAGCTGAGAAAG ATGACGTTGGACCATCAGAACATCACAAATACACATCACAACATGAGGACTTTACCTCAGACGAAGATCCTCCTACTGTTACCCCAACCCCAGTTGTGGGAAGCCCAGAACATATGGATGATTTGAGGAGTTTGCACAGTCCAGACTTGCCTAGCCACCATTTAGAGGATGCACCTCCGCTTCTAGAGCATTTAGTTAGGACAGGAGCCAGTGACCACCTCTCAGGAGATGAGAGCATGGTCTCTAGCCAAAAGTCAGATATCATGGAGGAACTGGAGTATGTCAAGTCTGAAGTGTCTGAGAGTGACATCTCTGACCAGCACTCTGATCCTCAGCTTAAACTGGATCTTGAGTCTCAGATCTTAAAGGATGTGGATGTTAAAACTGAAGAGGAACGGTTGTCTGGGAAGGATGAAAAGCCAGCATTTCAAATTGTTGTAGATGTTGGAGAGAGCTCCAGATTTGAAATGGACATTAATGCATCTCCTACTGAGGAATCAAAAGATCTAGACTACCCGTTAGCTGAGAAGATGCCATCAGTCATGGATCGTTCTTACACCCCTGACTTCATGTTGTCCAAGAAAGAGGATTCACCAAAGATCAAAGAAACACCGTCTCCTGGTGATGGATATAATGATGACTTTGATTCTTCTTTTGAATCATTCAAGGAGGATATCCATGAATCAAAACCTGCATCACCTTCTTCCCCAGAACCCAAGAAGTCATCTTACAAGTCCCCTACGTACAGTAGCGAAGAGGAAATTGAAGAAGAGCTAAGTATCCGATCAGGAAGTACTAATGGGAGCTTCCAAGCAGAAAGTCATGCAGACTTCAATAGACTTGGTAAGGTCTCCAAAGAGGATGTCTACAGCTCCTCAAAATGTCCAGCTTCTCCTCAAGAGCCAACCTTGCCAATAAACGATGAGTTGCCAAGCTTCTGCGTTGGAGACAGAGTTCTGGTGAGTAACGTTCAACCAGGAACCCTAAGATTTAAAGGACAAACCAACTTTGCCAATGGATTTTGGGCTGGGGTTGAACTGGACAACCCTGAGGGAAGTAATAAAGGAACTTATGATGGGGTTGTGTACTTTGAGTGTAGGGAAAACCATGGAATATTCGCCCCACCAGACAAGATCTCTCGTCTTCCAGAGAAGTTCGAGGCCAGCGCAGATACAGAAGATGAAGATTCTTCATTTGATGACCAACTGAACAAGAAACCCAATTGCTCAGAGAAGAAGGAAGAGCATAGAAATCTCCAAAACATGAAAGGACAAAAATCTGACCTAGAGTTGCATCCCGAGAGCAAAGAACCTTCTGGTGAGCCGTTTAAACCCAACTTCGAACAGAATAACCTGGATTCGAATGATATTGACTTCAATATTGAGGATTTTGACAAAGGTCCACACACAGTGCCTAATGGCAGAGGCATCATTCTGGAATTTGGGGAAGCATCAGTTGATGAAGAGGTTCCATTCCTAAATAATTTGGATAAATGGTtgtctaaaaaacaaaaacaggaaaatgaaCAAACAGCAGTTATTTTGGACCTGTTAGAAGAGGATGAGAAATCCAGAGTCGACGGCCTTCCGAAATCTACAGATATATCTATCGAGGAGGCCAGTGTTGATACGAGAGAGGACTTGAATAACAAAAGAGCTTTGACCACCCTTGCGGATAAACTTGTGGAAAACTTTTTAAGTGACGCTGTGAATCAATTCCAGAAGATCAAGAAAGATAAAGAGGAGAAGTTATCAGCTGCTAATCAGTTGAAAAGAGACTTCATCAATGAAGATGATGGACTTAGGAGCAACAACTTTAAGTCTCAAAATAGATCCAATACAAGGACAGACAACTTCCGCACTTTCTTTGATGAAGACCAGGAAGAACTTTCATCTCCTGAGCATTGCAACAGACCT GAAAGCCCCTTCTTGGGTACAAGTGGACAGGAAGAGCTAGCTAAACGTCTGACGGAGCTCGAGCTGAGCCGTGAGCTCTTCGATAGCCTCGGAGACGATCAAGACTGGTTTGATGAGGATTTTGGTCTCAGTTCAcggaaacaacaacaacagaaacaaaaacagcagaaaGATGGGATTTCTACCTCTCTGAGTTCAGGGGAGCAAACCAAAACGCCACCGAGGCCTGAGCTTCCCTTGCAGATGAAACAACCAGAAGAGCCTGCTATGATTGTTCCTCACACTGTCCAGGAGGTGAAGAAACTGGTCGGCGCTGCCACACTAGAGATCTGGAAAAGCTGCAAGCTGGGTAATGGTAGACCAAGTCTGGCTGGAGTACCTAAACCTCAACCTTCCGATAATTTTCTGGGAGAAGATGCCAAAGCCAATGACCAGGAATCTCAGTGCAAACAAAGCTACAAACTA GCCGTCTTTGATTTATCATGGGAGGTCATTAAAGACATCTATGCAGAAGATCCAAAAGTTGATCAGCCACAATGGATGAAGCCACATCGCCTTAATTCCAACTACTTCCATCGAGTGAAATGCCCCAACGACATCACGACAGTTCAG GAATTTGTTACCGTTGAGGTTTTAAAGTTGTGTGGGCTAAGAAAAGAACAGAATCAAAAAACAGACTGGCAGAAGATGATCAAATTTGGCCGTAAGAAACGAGACCGGGTTGACCACATTCTA GTCCAGGAGTTGCATGAGGACGAATCTCAGTGGGTGAACTACGACGAGGATGAACTTTTTGTAAAGATGCAGCTAGCTGATGGGATTTTTGATGCCTTGCTTAAAGACACAGCTGACGTTCTGACGCAAATCCAAGAGAATCGATCCAAAAGAACTCTCTGA